In Oreochromis niloticus isolate F11D_XX linkage group LG22, O_niloticus_UMD_NMBU, whole genome shotgun sequence, the sequence TAGCAAAACTGAGTTCAAACTGTTTACCTGCAGAACATCTGGAACAACACAGATAGAGATCAATTCTACTTTTTACCCAGACTTACAAATTTATCAGTTAAGGACTTCAGCCTGTTCATAAAAAATAATAGATTATTGAACCTAACCGAGTGCAAGGTTATAACACGTCCCATTCAATGCTGCCAGTTTGCACCTCAGACTGTCCCTGAGCTCAATCTGGTGATTGATCTGGGCAAAATGGACTAGTCTGCCATATCATTagtttcattttgattttcagTGTGTCTTTGAATTCATTTGCATCCAACAATATGGCCTTTTGTTCCTGACGTGTCGTTCGGTCCATATCAATATGAATATCCAGCGTGACTTTGAGTTAGCAGTGTAGCTTGGAGctaaataataatacataaataattaacacTCAAAGCAGCACACAGGAACGCTCTATGGTTATTGCCACTTCTTTGTCTCCATTGCCTCCAACAGTAAATCTGGACTCTAGTCTAAAAACCTAAATGGAACTGAATCACCAATTAAAGGTCAGCGGCAGTGTGCACCTTGGGTATGGAGAGCTTCAGGCTCTTGACAGGCTGAGGCTGCTCAAAGACCTGAATCTCCTCAATGATATGGGCCCCTCTGTGTAGCAGCACTGCTTTATGCAAGTAACCAGACTCTGAAACATCAGAAAAGAAAtcattaataacataaaactaTTCAAGAAGAAGTGCTGAGAGGATATAAACCTGTTACTGTGAGGTGTCAGCCTGGTagtcgtggaagagttcggaaGTTTGTTAGttctgaaaatgtattttactgCTCTGCCTCCAGTCCTACCTGTAAGGAGAAACAGGACAGTGTAGTGTTTGCCGTTGGCTGCCTGGACCCTCTGGACAGTCAGGTGGCTGTAGTGGTGCTCAGCAGACACCATGGTGAGATTTCTTCCAACTGGTCGCACACTGTCATCTGTCAGGAAGTTCTCTTTGACAAAGCGCAGGGCATTGTCTGAGGCGTTGTGCAGGCCACACTAACACAAAAGTTGACACAAACTAAttatttttgtattcatttcCATTTGTGCAGCACTTTTTTCTTGCACATTATCAATAGCAGAGAGCGTGCCATCACCAATACAAAACTGCTGTCTAACAAAAGGCTTACAATTATGTTCAAAATCAAAAACTCACTTAACGCTCCAACATATTTACTATCAAGTTATACGTCAGCTGTACTAGTCTTCATTAGTAGTTGCAAAGTGTATTGTGGGTCTCCGCCCTGCTGACTGTTATGTTGCCTGTAGTTACATGTTTCAAATCTGAACAGcattttgaaatgtgaaatattgcatttaaagaatttttaagaatacatttataataaagACTACAATGTTGATGTTAATAGGTTTACAATATTTTGAACACATCAGTGGGTGTGTTGAAGTATGAAAGTCTGGAAAAGGAAATGTGTTAAAATCTGGGTCTTGATATCTTTGCATTTAGAAAATATCATTTACTTTGGTAAACAATTTCCCAGGTGTTACTAAACAGAGAAAGGAATTTTTGACACAGCTTTCCAAATAACCTcatccaaactttttttttcaaaaaacccaataggatagaatagaatagctttttattgtcactgttacaagaacagtgaaaggcagtttggcatctccccatgtgtgtggagtacacaatagcgtaagtatttacacaataacagacaaatttacatttacacaagaaagatatgtacgagttacacatacacctgcaaacatacacgcacatacatacatatatgtatatatacatatttgcatccatacatgcatacacacacacatatttccacatacacgcttacatctatacttacacatacatgccatctaactagcaggtgcattgagaggtgcagtgtgatcagtgatattgcacataaATACTGAGGTTAACATTATTAGCTGCCCGATGCTGTTATTCACTTTTTGCTGTATAACAGGCTGCAGTCGTTTGTTTTAGCTCCTACAGGTTTGATGGCATGGACTCTTCTTTCAGTTCACCcacacattttcagtgggaTCCAAGTCGGAGCTTTGTGCAGGTCAGTCGATAACGTTCACCAGGAGAGACGTATGTTTTGGGCTGTTGTCATGTTGGAAGACAAACGATGGCCCAGTTTCTGCTGCTGAGTGCTTGAGGTTTAAAATTGTCACATATCCTCCTTTTTCATGATACCTTCCACCTTGTGAGATTCTGAACCACATTTCACTGCGGAGATCTTGAATCGTTTTTCTTTCTCCAAAAATAAGAAGCATCTCTATCTCAAAGCGCTCTAGTTTAATGTCATCTGACCAAAGGATGCACTTCCACTAATCCTTCTCCAGGTTGAGTCTGGTTTGAGGTCGTAAGTGGAGTTCCTGTGCAGAAGTCGAGTGATCGTCTTCTTTGAGACTCCAATTCCCAACTTGGCCAAGTCATTCACTCATGTTGTGGCAGTTTAGCATTTTCTTAAAATCTTTCACTTCCCACCTCTGCTACAGTTGTTCTGTCCTGTTTGGCTCTCATTACATTTCTCGATGATACATCTCAGTAGAACAACTCGGAAACGCTGCGATAACTTTGTGTATCCATCTCCTGCTTTATGATCatcaaaaattatttttctcatGTAAAAAGATTTGATTTGGTTTTTGGCATGGTGCTTTCTCTGTGGCACACGTGTACACTGGAAGATAAACCTCAGTTTTAACTTAATTTTATAAGCTTTCAGCTTTAAAAAGTTAAAGCACATCATTGCACAACCTGGTTTGTTATTCAGGGGATAATTTATACTGACCCTGGAAAAAACACTTTCTCAGATAATTCTATTATTGTGAGTAAATATAATTTATGCTTTCTAAAGAAAACTAGCATGCTTAGAAATGCTATGTTGGAAAtcctttgttctgttttgtcaAAATTTTGCCAAAAACCTGAAATTTCATAACGCTAATAATTTTATCCACATCTGTATTAAGAATGCTAAGCTAACTGTAAAAGTGTGAACTTGGTACCAAGAGCAGAAGTAGTAAGTAAAGTAGTGAGAAAGCAGGAAGGACCAGACCGTAGTAATGACGTGGAAGAAGACGACGACTAATAATCCTGAAACTTTTACATCTGAGAATTAAACTGTCTCTGTGAATATGGATTTAGTTTTTACACATGAAGGCAGCGTGTTTGCATGTACACCCCGCTGATTCATGGAGACTTTAAATAAGTTTTCATAAGTAACCATTTACCTCGCCTGGATTTGCGACCTTCTCTTGAACCCGTGCACTCCACTGTAATGTGTCCCGGTTCAGGACTTTGTAGTTGCCAGAAAAGACCGATTTGATGTCAGTGAGGCGGAAGGAACAGACTGCTGATCGCCCAGAGTTGACAGACCTGGTTAATCAACAACAAACATTAAGAATACAGTCACGAAGAATTCGAAACATGAAACTACGGCAAGCAACTTGTTTCATTCTTAAATGTGCATCCTTTAAATAGTATTTCTTCTCTGTTGTATTCTATATCAATCCTCAATGAAGGCCACAGAAAGACTGCTTGGAGGATTCGTGAGCATCACGAGAGCCTTCCTTGACTGGTACAGAAGAGCACATCCCTCAGATTTGAATGCTTCCCCTGGTCAGATGGCACGGATACATCACTGCAGTTTTCTAAATGACCTAAAGGTCAAATCTACACATGCTTCACCTATACAGTAGGtcaaagatctgaaaactgTGCTTCTCAATCTCTACAGCAAGTTTGTATTAATGGAAACATCGTGATTTTTTCAGGAGACATCATCACTAACCACTGAGAGGTGAATATGCCATAAAAGAGTATGTCATCCACAGGAGCGCCCTCTGCAGGCAGGAGGGTGTCTATGTCCTGGAGCACATTATAGGGCAGCTCATGGTCAGCTTGGCAAAGCAGCTGAGCTTTTGCGAACGTGGTCCAGCGTCGCTGCAGGGTCCGCTGACCTCCCACATCACTCTGACAAATGGGAGAAcacagtgaagtatgttatcATGTATATAATATTACAGAAAGGTCAGTGTTACAACCCTTTGACAGAATTCTGACATGATAGGAAAAACAATCCTGACGGGCAGAAATCTTGGAGATGTCATCCAGTCATGTGGGTAAAGTCACAAATTCAGCTTCACCTTGCTGACTAAGTTCCCCTGTACTGTCAGACGCACTAAGAAGTTACCTTACAGGAGGATTTCTTAAATAGTGACATCACTCCAGTTCATGTTGAGAAGATCAAAAGAGACAAAGTTGTTATTACAGCCTGTACTGGTTACATTTAGCCTTACTGACCACTAAAAGGGCTCTGCAGGGCACATTCACCCATTGTATTTCATAAACACATAACATTCAGTCCATTTTAAGGTTTGTTATGCTATAACTGCATCTGTAGCCTTGGAGACACATATGACTGGCTGTCTGTTTCCTGTGTCTAAATGAGGACTATTAGTGTTTGTGTGACGGGTTTGGTCCGCTGgtgaagtttgttttttcctgggAGAAAATTCCAAATATCAGAGCACTGCTGAATCTTTGCAGAATCTTTCTGGACGGTTCGTAGACGAGCACTGTTGTTCCCACTTACCATGCAGATCTGAGAGACGCGGGAGACGATAAACTTGTCGATGAAGTCATACTCTCTGCCCACTtcagtgaagaagaaataaattTTCTCTTCATCTGGAATAAATGTGGAACTGATGAAAGTTGGATCTATGGCAAACAGAAGGCAACATAAGCAGAAATGTAAGTTACTGGAAACAATGTGTGAAAGACATGGTAAAGCTGGAAATCCAAGTACATTTTtaagaataaaacagaaataagaaACACTTATTACAATGTTTGTGATTCCCACCACATAACAGGTAACAGACAAGGCACTCGTTTTCATTAGATGTGCCAGCAAACAAATGGATTGATGCTGATCTAAGACGCCATGTAGCAAAGTTTATCTAAGATTAAAGAAATTCTATTTTCAGCTACTTCAAATATCTGAGGTTGGGGAAGAACTCACTGCACTCACCCTCCAACCATCCTAATGTGTCATCCAACTTCAGGTCGACACGCTTGCCCTCGCTGAGATGCCTTGAGATGACTGGCCGGTTTCCCCTGTAGTCTGCCACAGTGCCAGTATAAAGCTCTCCATCTGAGACACATGACAACATTTGACATCATACTGACGGGCAACACCGACACAACGAAAATCAACCATTTTTGTGGCTATTGGCAGCAGGTTTGTGTGCAGACACACTGTCTGTAAACATGATGAAAGTTCTCAATGGACTCAACATGATTCCACTTTAcacagcagaatcatgtcaATAATCCATCGGCTTACGTTCACCAAGCTGATTTATTGGTCGCGCTATAACTTACATGTGTGGTGTGTGCGATCAACGTGCAGACAGTGTttgataaagatttaaaatgtcatgtcacatctgacctctgacctcttcaaGGTCAACAGACTGATCTGCAGGTCAAAGTGATAATGATGATATATGACGCTATTTAAAGTCATGTTTCTTACTGCCATTGTTTGTATTGACAACACAGAGGTATGCAGATTCTAAATATCACCTTACTTTGGACCTCCGACCTTCTTCGaggtaaaacataaaataaggccttttatctttaaaacacTGATCAAAAATCTCCTAATGGAAAGATTCTTATTGGCAATCGTTTCATGTTCAGCAACACAAAGATCCCAAACCGGCTgataatgcagtaaaagcacatCCATCATCATGGATTAGCCTTCGCTAATCGAAAAAAAAGGCATTCAAAGGTTGTGGTAACATTCAAATAAGAGCCTtgaaatgtccttcaagaacaTGAACAACTATTCCTGAGAGCgattaaagaaataacaagaaagGTTGTAACAAAGTTCATACTGTGTTCAACCGAGTTCAGGCTCTGATGAAGGATAAAGGTGGTCACAGCAAACACTGCACAGCTGTAGCCTGAAGGTAATAAGCTCTGCAAGAACCATTACTACCCAGGTTAACTTCAAAACAGCTCATGTTTGAATTCATCACAAGTGCTTCATGCTGTGAATTCCCCAATAAATCCTGCAGCTGTGCAATCCTGCATTTCGCACCAGCCAGAGACAGGACAGAGATGACTGGGACAGGTATGACTGGGACAGGTATAACTGGGACAGGGACAGGACAGGGATCACTGGGACAGGGATAACTGGGACAGGGACAGGACAGGGATCACTGGGACAGGTATAACTGGGACAGGGACAGGACAGGGATGACTGGGACAGGACAGGGATGACAGGGACAACTGGGACAGGACAGGGATGACAGGGATCACTGGGACAGGTATAACTGGGACAGGGACAGGACAGGGATGACTGGGACAGGACAGGGACGACAGGGACAACTGGGACAGGACAGGGATGACAGGGACAACTGGGACAGGGACAGGACAGGACAGGGATGACTGGGACAACTGGGACAGGGATGACTGGGACAGGGATAACTGGGACAGGGACAGGACAGGGATGACTGGGACAGGGATAACTGGGACAGGACAGGGATGACTGGGACAGGGATAACTGGGACAGGGACGACAGGACAACTGGGACAGGGACAGGACAGGACAGGGATGACTGGGACAACTGGGACAGGGACAGGACAGGGATGACTGGGACAGGACGACAGGACAACTGGACAGGGACAGGACAGGGATGACTGGGACAACTGGGACAGGGACAGGACAGGGATGACTGGGACAGGGATAACTGGGACAGGGACGACAGGGACAACTGGGACAGGGACAGGGACAGGACAGGGATGACTGGGACAACTGGGACAGGGACAGGACAGGGATGACTGGGACAGGGACGACAGGGACAACTGGGACAGGGACAGGACAGGGATGACTAGGACAACTGGGACAGGGACAGGACAGGGACGACTGGGACAGGGACGACAGGGACAACTGGGACAGGGACAGGGACAGGACAGGGATGACTGGGATAGGGATAACTGGGACAGGGACAGGACAGGGATGACTGGGACAGGAATAACTGGGACAGGGACAGGACAGGGATAACTGGGACAGGGACAGGACAGGGATCACTGGGAGACACCAAAATAGAGAGTTGTAATAATCCAGTCATGCTGTGGCATCATTTCCTCACCTACAACGATAGCCGTATTGCGTTGATAAGGGTCATAGGGGCATCGACCTCTCCCTTCATCAGGCTTGAGGCTCATTGTTAATGTGTCAGTGTTCTGGGAAGACAAGGAGAAAAAGTCAAGCTGCTACTGAAGTGAATGCTAAATGGAAGGACCCAACCATTTCTACTCCAACCTACActtttcaaaaaacaaacatacaaaaaggGAAATTCAGGCTTTTTTGCATCAACTTTATGCTACAATCACTAAACAGTGAGTAATACTGTAACACTGTCACAGTGTTAAACAAACTAACAACTTAAATGCCTTACGATGTAGGTGCAGCGTGGACTGAAGGCGAATGTTCCACAGGCATAGATGTGGGTGGTGTTCAGGAACTGCAGTACACGTATGAAATTGGGACAGTCAGCCTggaaacacaaagaagaaagaaaaaagggcaAAGTTTAACATTTCAACAGAACCAGCTCATGTAAAACTGTTAACTGTTTGTCTAAATTAGGACCTGTTGGTTCCCcaacaaataaatcaaaagaCAACCTAACTGAAATATTCCAATGTTTTTATGCTCATATACAGGACTGTAACTGCTAGCTGGTAAATTATTGGCACCTTTGTCTCAGTTGGTTTGTATATTTGTAATTTAATAAGTACAAAGTATTTGTTCATGCATTCAAACAGAACACTTACCATTTTCTTTCCCTTCATGGAGCACTGTTCAAGGTCTTCATGTGAAGGACTCCAGTCCAGctgagagaagaggagagggtCAAGTTCATCAAGTTCTTCACATTGTTTTTAACCACAGCAGCAGATTTGTGAACAGGGAGGCCGTGATGTAAAAGAGCACAGCAAAGGCCAGAACACAGTTCTTTTCaagactgcattttttttttttaaatacaccaAAAGCAGGCACTACTActacagtttttacagtcacatAGTATTTAACCCACTTTGTCTTTGTCTGAATGATCAGAAGGACCTTTAGAAATTCATTTAGCAATTTTAAAAAGCTACCTGCTCCTACATAAGATACTGTTTTCTGCATCATGGTCTGCTGACTTAAACAGCACATCAAACAGGAACTGTTAAAAATGCTTGCACTTTTTTACTGTGTGATTATTGCAAACTGTGACAATTTGCAATAAACTGAATGTGTGAGGTACATACGAGTCAAACTAGTCATACTGGACATACTTCCTAGTCCAGAGACTGGATTATCGGATTGTGCCAAGATGAGGCAAGCATAGCTAACATAGAAGTACATGAGAAAGGAGACGTGGAAAAAGTCCTGATCTAATTCTCAAACAACTGTCTGAACGTCaagtgtgaaaaaaatgaatggaaataGAAGCAGTCTGTGGTGTGCAGGCTACAAGGATGCAGGGCCAGATTACTCGGCTATCTTTGAGCTTTTTTTGCTCTTCAGCCAGTATTTCACGttttaaacacaataaatatTTCAATATATTTTAACTTGGCAACAGAGATTCTGCCTGCAATGTTTTGCAAAAATACTTTAGAatagtttaataaaaaaattactgtttttttcttttgagttctttaaatttaagtttaaaaaagtaCAGGTGATGGTGAAGCAGTGATTGTACTGTGTCgcagacacaaagctgaagacTTGACAGCCAAGTAGTCCTTCCTATTAAGCTTCTTTGAAGTCCAGCAGGGCACATACATGGTTGTTTCACTGTCTCTGCAGTCGGGCCGTCATAAAAAATTGGTAGTCACATGGACATCTGTTTAGAGCCTCACAGTCTAATTCCTAACAGAGACTATCTGATCTGCATTTGCATAATCTCAAGTGACTTTATTACAACATGCATAAGTGTGCATCTGTCAACAGTCAGCCCCTACCTTGTTCCTCAGTATGATGCTGGCCTTGCGGCTAACATTCAGTGCTAACACAGAGTCCCGAGCTCCAACATATAATATGTCCCCATCTTCACTGAGCAGCAGCGTGGTGGTATTGCTGACATCGTGGCTGTTGAAGCGGATGAGACGTCTCCCAGGACTATCTGTTATCAAACAGCAGTTTGTATCAGGATAAAGCATTTTAGGATTAAATATCCACAGATAACTAAACAGCACAAACCAAGCCATGAAGTCCAACGCACTGTGTGCCGACCTCTGAGACAGGATTATACCAAGGCACAGATCTGGGGGGAGGAAACATTTCTGCAGCACTGAAGGTCCCAATAAGCACAGTGGCCGCTGTAAGGGAGATGATCAAGAAGCTCAAAGTCACTCCGACAGAACTCCACTGTTGGTTTGTGGAGAAAAGAGAATGACCATCTCTGCACCACTCCACCAATCAGGCCTGTACGGCCAGGTGGAAAAGTCACCTGAAGGACTTTCAGACCATGAGAAACAAAATTCTCTGATCTGATGAGACCAAGATCTAACTCTATGGCCTGAACGCCAAGCATCATATCTGGAGGACACTCTGGAGGCACTGCTTAGCACCTGGCCACTATGATCCCTACAGTGAAGCACGATGGGGGCTGCATCATGCTTGATGATAACCTGCTCCAGAGGTAATGATCCTAAGCACACAGCCAAGATAACAAAGGAGCGGCTACACTGTGTCGACGTTCGTGGGTATCCCCACCACGAACATCTCTGAAGAGATCTGAAAGTGGCTGTGCACTGATactatttttgttatttttttatacatCTTCCAGAATTTCAACCTCTTTTTTACTTACATGTGAAACAAGCAAAGAGCTGTGAACACTTTCCCCGTGCACCGTACATGCATTACAATCAGACACTGAAGTGTACAATTTCACAGTACTCCATCTAACATGATAACTGTCAACTACATTTGTGTTTGGAATCCCAGTTAATTTGACTAACATGATTTTgcccattttttttaattcatgagGTTTCAGCACAATATTTGTACACAAGAATCAATTTCGTATATGAAAGACGTGAGAGAACAAAAACATCGCTGTGCTTTGTTCTGTCCCTAATACATTTAAATGAACCAACATGATAAAGGGGGTAAAAATGCACGTGATGTTTCAAAGGCTTCACTCACCCATAGGGAAGGAGACTCTGGGAGTCAGTCTTGTCACACATGGGCACAGAAAACCCAGCAAGGCCAGGGCGAGTGGCAGCAGGTTGGGGTTCTCCATCACAGCAGGAATAATGGAGTCTGGCCTCGTTTACACTGAAGTTCACATACTCTGCTGTCTACCATCACTCCATCTGAGAAACATGCACACACGTTACCGTACAGTCCTCTAATCAAATGCAGTGACTCGTGTTGTTTCCACGGTGAGTTTGTGTAACTCCGTTAATGTTTATATGACTAAGCATTAAAGCTACAGGTTTAAGTTTTCCATTCGAAGCTGGAACAGAGAAATCAGAGATATCACCTACACGGAGGAACATGAGGAGGAACATGAGGAGGAACATGAGGAGGAACATGAGGAGGAACGCGGGTCCGTcgctgtgttttgtttgttcagctgtgtctttGTTTCTTGCTGTGATGAAGAGTCACAGCTCAGGCAGCGGCTTGACTGAGCCTCAATAGGAGCCTCGACTTATCCACAGTGTGGAGATGTCGCTGATTTAAAAAGCATGAACCTGAAGATGAGCTCAACAGTAACCCTGTAACACGACACATACACTCCACGGCTCCGCCAGCACAGCCCGCAGAGTTTCACAGATTACTGCTGGGGCGTTTTACGTTGAGTAACGATGCAATGACGATAGTTTCTTGTGTGCTAAATAACTCTATTTTAGAAAAACTTACAGAGCGACAacacaaaagacagaaaagtcAGCTTACGTTTCCTTTCCTCTCCGTTTTCCTTACATCGCTCCAAAAACACCAACACTCACGGATCAGTAACCACTAAACGAAAAACGTGAGGAGAAAACGCTGACCGTGGTTGAGCCTTTACTATAACAACAAAGCCCCACAGCCTCCTCCCATTCGGAGATCTAGGAAGCCCCGGCCTCCACCTGCAGGGCAGCCGTACACATTACAACCGTACGAGCAACAGGCCCTCCTCAGGCCTCAGGTTCAAGCTGTGTGtaccaggggtctcaaactaaATGCGCTGTGGGCCACTGCTGTCATCTCATTGGAGGACCACGTTAGTGTtcaagtagtagtagtagttttgttttttaaatatcaaatattgtataacaagacaaaCCTCCTTCCTCCATCTTAACTTACTGAATcctttcattgaactaccaaataaacagATTGGTCCTCTCTGTCTGTGCACACGTGGCAGCACTGCTGCTGTCATTGTGTTCGTATTTAACAAAATCAGAGTGCAGACATAAGTGTGCACATTAGTTTGTGAGTCTGTCAGTGACCTAACACAGACAGTCCctcagcatgtttgtgtctctgcTCATGTTGCCTTCATAACAGTGACTTTAAGACCCCTGGTATGGCCTCCTATTTAACAAGGCCTTTAGAAATAATAGGTGGGCAACTTGGTGTGGGTTTGACTACTAATGACCAACAGGTTACTGGTTTGTTTTCTGCCATCTCATATCGTTTAGATTagtgatatatatattttttttttatcttaccAGAAAGaaataagtaaacaaacaaaacaaacaaaaaagcaaaatccTGACAGAAGACTGGTATGTAGGACAGGTGTGATGTTTAGTCCAGCTGTAGGATGGTcagattcaacttttttttacacctttaaaagtgaaaaagtacatgCTCTGAAaagtactcaaagtaagaagGCAAAAATATTATTctattaatataataatgtcAGTACATGGGGAATACCAACATTATTTTTGTATAAGTCTAATAAATGGACTTAGCTTGTAGaatatgagcagagaaaaagaaggaaaataaaataaataaataatggttATATTCTGTTGTAGAGAGCGACTTTGtctctaaacaggaaaatgagtcAGATGAGCAGgactcacaataatttctattgagATTTTTTTAGTgtgcaggctgtgatcagctgatgtGTGCTGCTCTGAGTGGATTTATACCACTGCATTCATCAGCCAtttgtcctggctgatttctgTGCTCTACAgtagaacgttggtggaattCAATGACTGAACCTAAGCATCATCAGCTTAACTTTAAACACTAGATGTAACTCTGAGCACGagcaccagtcacacactgttctgTACTTTAACTTCACAGTACAGTAAACTAATATAGTTAACCTGCACTAACCTGatgactgtttttaaaaagttacctTTGTTCTGCAGCATGTTTCACAGCATGAAAGACATACTGTCACATGTACAGATACagtatctgatttaaaaacacgaGGACTTACATGTAAactttaaatttccagtttatcaaacAGCACTGAGCatccttacctttgaatataaCTGCTCTTCTTCGTCTCCTGGTCTGttgttcttatctttctcc encodes:
- the sema4ab gene encoding semaphorin-4A isoform X2, with the translated sequence MKGKKMADCPNFIRVLQFLNTTHIYACGTFAFSPRCTYINTDTLTMSLKPDEGRGRCPYDPYQRNTAIVVDGELYTGTVADYRGNRPVISRHLSEGKRVDLKLDDTLGWLEDPTFISSTFIPDEEKIYFFFTEVGREYDFIDKFIVSRVSQICMSDVGGQRTLQRRWTTFAKAQLLCQADHELPYNVLQDIDTLLPAEGAPVDDILFYGIFTSQWSVNSGRSAVCSFRLTDIKSVFSGNYKVLNRDTLQWSARVQEKVANPGECGLHNASDNALRFVKENFLTDDSVRPVGRNLTMVSAEHHYSHLTVQRVQAANGKHYTVLFLLTESGYLHKAVLLHRGAHIIEEIQVFEQPQPVKSLKLSIPKGMIYIGTSESVVKVPTANCSFYWTCAQCVLARDPFCGWDTASRVCVMVSTTNTNLGQDIERGNAEEACSSVSLNHKSRFGPNKLPAASCPPGELVSVSLNEVVRLQCPAASRLSQQLWERPNSRLSSDLYLNLEDGSLSFVATPATLGHYLCLSIENGYQQTMAIYHVKQKTSPLSQTPTTYTQPRTNAIPTTQSMVKPGSGLHISVGTWPERTETHQGESKTTPSNRNTQVTTRQLGKNLTLWTKEPRQRELELRDGEALLAAQAPCYLKELVIVSLLLVLSLSLLIAIFLFVITQRCNNRTAPQAATVTIDSDRRTPVEQEARRANVFLSKRNEQGLQSGHGSELVCNAAVSGSNGHLPNTPI
- the sema4ab gene encoding semaphorin-4A isoform X1 gives rise to the protein MENPNLLPLALALLGFLCPCVTRLTPRVSFPMDSPGRRLIRFNSHDVSNTTTLLLSEDGDILYVGARDSVLALNVSRKASIILRNKLDWSPSHEDLEQCSMKGKKMADCPNFIRVLQFLNTTHIYACGTFAFSPRCTYINTDTLTMSLKPDEGRGRCPYDPYQRNTAIVVDGELYTGTVADYRGNRPVISRHLSEGKRVDLKLDDTLGWLEDPTFISSTFIPDEEKIYFFFTEVGREYDFIDKFIVSRVSQICMSDVGGQRTLQRRWTTFAKAQLLCQADHELPYNVLQDIDTLLPAEGAPVDDILFYGIFTSQWSVNSGRSAVCSFRLTDIKSVFSGNYKVLNRDTLQWSARVQEKVANPGECGLHNASDNALRFVKENFLTDDSVRPVGRNLTMVSAEHHYSHLTVQRVQAANGKHYTVLFLLTESGYLHKAVLLHRGAHIIEEIQVFEQPQPVKSLKLSIPKGMIYIGTSESVVKVPTANCSFYWTCAQCVLARDPFCGWDTASRVCVMVSTTNTNLGQDIERGNAEEACSSVSLNHKSRFGPNKLPAASCPPGELVSVSLNEVVRLQCPAASRLSQQLWERPNSRLSSDLYLNLEDGSLSFVATPATLGHYLCLSIENGYQQTMAIYHVKQKTSPLSQTPTTYTQPRTNAIPTTQSMVKPGSGLHISVGTWPERTETHQGESKTTPSNRNTQVTTRQLGKNLTLWTKEPRQRELELRDGEALLAAQAPCYLKELVIVSLLLVLSLSLLIAIFLFVITQRCNNRTAPQAATVTIDSDRRTPVEQEARRANVFLSKRNEQGLQSGHGSELVCNAAVSGSNGHLPNTPI